From the genome of Malus domestica chromosome 04, GDT2T_hap1, one region includes:
- the LOC103408677 gene encoding GDSL esterase/lipase At5g18430-like, whose translation MAAASSSSMIFTCRLMIYLIVIVSNYSIGPQMVQVAEGSRAFFVFGDSLVDNGNNNYLISIARADSYPYGIDFPTHRPTGRFSNGLIIPDLISQKIGSREPPMPYLSPQLNGRRLLVGANFASAGVGILNETGAQFLDILRMFRQLNYFKEYQQRVQALVGKQQTRRLISQSLVLITVGGNDFVNNYYSASSISQSRNLPLPTYVKLLISEYRKILMNLYQLGARRVLVTGTGPMGCAPAELAARSTNGGCSAELLRAAALYNPQLTQMLAGLNKKLGKDVFISANTRQMHADFINNPQAFGFTISKVACCGQGPYNGQGLCTFLSNLCPNRNLYVFWDAFHPSEKANRMYAEMITTGSTDYMSPMNLSTILALDSTT comes from the exons ATGGCTGCAGCCTCTTCATCGTCGATGATTTTTACATGCCGACTGATGATTTACTTGATTGTTATTGTTAGTAATTACAGTATTGGTCCTCAAATGGTTCAAGTAGCAGAGGGTAGTCGAGCATTCTTTGTTTTCGGCGATTCACTGGTCGACAATGGCAACAACAACTATCTGATATCGATTGCTCGAGCCGACTCTTACCCTTATGGAATCGATTTTCCAACTCACCGTCCCACCGGCCGTTTCTCTAATGGCCTCATCATCCCGGACCTTATCA GTCAGAAAATTGGCTCAAGAGAACCCCCAATGCCATACTTGAGTCCACAGCTTAACGGACGAAGGCTACTTGTTGGTGCAAACTTCGCTTCCGCGGGAGTTGGAATTCTCAATGAAACTGGCGCTCAGTTT CTAGATATACTCAGAATGTTTAGGCAACTGAACTACTTCAAAGAATACCAGCAAAGAGTGCAAGCCCTGGTCGGAAAGCAGCAGACCAGAAGACTCATAAGCCAATCACTTGTCCTCATCACCGTCGGCGGCAACGATTTCGTCAACAACTACTACTCAGCCTCTTCCATTTCTCAATCTCGCAACCTCCCCCTCCCTACTTACGTCAAGCTTCTCATCTCTGAGTACCGAAAAATTCTCATG AATTTATATCAACTCGGAGCACGTAGAGTTCTGGTTACTGGTACAGGACCGATGGGGTGTGCTCCGGCAGAGTTGGCGGCTAGAAGCACGAATGGAGGATGCTCGGCTGAACTTCTACGAGCTGCTGCCCTGTACAACCCACAACTCACTCAAATGTTGGCCGGACTCAACAAGAAACTTGGCAAAGATGTATTCATATCTGCCAACACTAGGCAAATGCATGCAGATTTCATCAATAACCCCCAAGCATTTG GCTTTACCATATCGAAGGTAGCATGTTGTGGGCAAGGACCCTACAATGGACAAGGTCTCTGCACATTTCTGTCCAATTTGTGCCCAAACAGAAACCTGTATGTGTTTTGGGATGCCTTTCATCCATCTGAAAAGGCTAATAGAATGTATGCAGAGATGATCACCACAGGCTCAACTGACTATATGAGCCCCATGAACCTCAGTACTATCCTGGCCTTGGACTCCACCACCTGA
- the LOC114824466 gene encoding uncharacterized protein, which yields MSAFLLPSSVTSFPAFPRNFKCPNDAVSLVVRASAVSAPEKRVRRKRRQTKGDDDSSSPSPSSSAAEKNLRFAFMEELMVRARNRDANGVSDVIYDMVAAGLSPGPRSFHGLIVAHALNGDAEGAMQSLRRELSTGLRPLHETFIALIRLFGSKGRAIRGLEILAAMEKLQYDIRQAWLLLVEELVRTRHLEDANKVFLKGAKGGLRATDEVYDLLIVEDCKAGDHSNALDIAYEMEAAGRMATTFHFNCLLSVQATCGIPEIAFATFENMEYGDEHMKPDTETYNWVIQAYTRAESYDRVQDVAELLGMMVEDHKRLQPNMKTHALLVECFTKYCVVREAIRHFRALIRFEGGTKALHNEGNFGDPLSLYLRALCREGRMVELLEALEAMAADDQTIPPRAMILSRKYRTLVSSWIEPLQEEAELGHEIDYMARYIAEGGLTGERKRWVPRRGKTPLDPDVDGFIYSNPIETSFKQRCLEEWKIHHRKLLRTLRNEGVAALGDDASESDYVRVEMRLRKIIKGPDTNVLKPKAASKMVVSELKEELEAQGLPTDGTRNVLYQRVQKARRINRSRGRPLWVPPVEEEEEEVDEELDELISRIKLEEGNTEFWKRRFMGEGLGTDQEKALDVSDSATVDDVAKDVENDEADDDDDEDDDNEDDDDDDDDEEEEEEEEVEAEVEVEQAERQDVERVKEKEIEAKKPLQMIGVQLLKDSDQTSTTSKKARRRSRMSAEDDNDDDWFPEDIFEAFKELRKRKVFDESDMYTLADAWGWTWEKELKNRAPRRWSQEWEVELAIKIMMKVMELGGTPTIGDCAMILRAAVRAPLPSAFLKILQTTHSLGYVFGSPLYDEIISLCLDLGELDAAVAIVAIVADMETTGITVPDETLDRVISAKRTT from the exons ATGTCCGCCTTCCTCCTCCCCTCCTCCGTCACTTCCTTCCCCGCCTTCCCCCGCAACTTCAAATGCCCCAACGACGCCGTTTCCCTCGTCGTACGCGCCTCGGCGGTCTCCGCCCCCGAGAAGCGAGTTAGAAGGAAGCGGAGGCAGACCAAGGGCGACGACGACTCCTCTTCTCCTTCCCCTTCCTCCTCCGCCGCCGAGAAGAACCTCCGCTTCGCTTTCATGGAGGAGCTCATGGTCCGGGCTCGCAATCGCGACGCCAATGGAGTCTCTGATGTCATTTACGACATGGTTGCCGCCGGCCTCTCCCCCGGCCCTCGCTCCTTCCACGGCTTGATCGTAGCTCACGCTCTCAACGGAGACGCCGAGGGGGCG ATGCAATCACTGAGAAGGGAATTGAGTACGGGGCTTCGGCCTCTCCATGAAACGTTCATTGCGCTGATTCGGCTGTTTGGATCAAAAGGTCGAGCTATAAGGGGATTAGAAATTCTTGCTGCCATGGAGAAATTGCAATACGACATTCGCCAAGCTTGGCTTCTTCTTGTTG AGGAGCTCGTTCGGACCCGCCATTTAGAAGATGCCAACAAAGTGTTCTTGAAGGGTGCCAAAGGTGGGCTCAGAGCAACTGATGAGGTCTACGATCTTCTTATTGTGGAGGATTGTAAAGCTGGGGATCATTCTAATGCATTGGATATTGCCTATGAAATGGAGGCTGCAGGGCGGATGGCAACAACCTTTCATTTCAATTGTCTTCTTAGTGTGCAG GCTACTTGCGGAATTCCTGAAATAGCGTTTGCTACGTTTGAGAACATGGAGTATGGAGATG AACACATGAAACCTGATACAGAGACATATAATTGGGTGATTCAAGCATATACCAGAGCTGAATCTTATGACAG AGTACAAGATGTTGCTGAGTTACTTGGCATGATGGTTGAAGACCACAAGCGTTTGCAGCCTAATATGAAAACCCATGC GTTGTTAGTTGAGTGCTTTACAAAGTATTGTGTAGTTCGAGAGGCAATACGGCATTTTCGTGCCCTCATAAGATTTGAAGGAGGAACAAAAGCTTTACATAATGAAGGAAACTTTGGGGACCCCCTGTCTTTGTATCTTCGAGCTTTATGTCGAGAAG GAAGAATGGTCGAGTTGCTAGAAGCTTTAGAAGCCATGGCCGCGGACGACCAAACAATTCCACCACGAGCTATGATTTTGAGTAGAAAGTACCGGACACTGGTGAGCTCATGGATTGAACCTTTGCAAGAGGAAGCTGAACTTGGACATGAGATAGATTACATGGCCAG GTACATTGCAGAGGGTGGGCTTACCGGTGAGCGCAAGCGATGGGTGCCTCGAAGAGGGAAAACTCCACTAGATCCTGATGTTGATGGGTTTATATATTCAAACCCTATTGAAACCTCATTCAAGCAAAGATGTCTTGAGGAGTGGAAGATACACCACAGAAAGCTTTTGAGAACGCTACGAAATGAAGGAGTTGCAGCTTTAGGAGATGACGCCTCTGAGTCAGATTATGTTAGAGTTGAGATGAGGTTAAGGAAAATTATAAAGGGCCCTGACACGAATGTTTTAAAGCCCAAAGCTGCTAGTAAGATGGTTGTATCTGAATTGAAAGAAGAACTAGAAGCACAAGGTCTGCCAACTGATGGTACCAGAAATGTTCTCTACCAGCGTGTCCAAAAAGCAAGGAGAATAAACCGCTCTCGTGGTCGACCCCTCTGGGTTCCTCCtgtggaggaggaagaagaagag GTTGATGAAGAGCTTGATGAACTAATCTCACGTATCAAGCTAGAAGAAGGAAATACAGAGTTCTGGAAGCGCCGTTTCATGGGAGAAGGCTTGGGTACTGATCAAGAAAAGGCTCTAGATGTTTCGGATAGTGCCACTGTTGATGATGTTGCAAAAGATGTGGAGAATGACGAAGCtgacgatgatgatgatgaagacgaTGATaatgaggatgatgatgatgatgacgacgatgaggaggaggaggaagaagaggaggtaGAGGCAGAGGTAGAGGTAGAACAAGCTGAGAGACAGGATGTAGAAAGAgttaaggaaaaagaaattgaagcCAAGAAACCTCTTCAAATGATTGGAGTGCAGTTGTTGAAAGATTCTGACCAAACAAGTACGACATCCAAAAAAGCAAGGAGAAGATCTCGAATGTCAGCTGAG GATGATAATGACGATGACTGGTTTCCTGAGGACATATTCGAGGCATTTAAGGAGCTGAGGAAAAGGAAAGTTTTTGACGAATCTGACATGTACACGCTAGCTGATGCTTGGGGTTGGACGTGGGAAAAAGAATTGAAGAACAGAGCTCCTAGAAGATGGTCACAGGAATGGGAAGTTGAGCTGGCGATTAAAATTATGATGAAG GTGATGGAATTGGGTGGAACACCCACCATTGGTGATTGTGCCATGATTTTGCGTGCAGCGGTAAGGGCTCCTTTGCCGTCAGCTTTCTTGAAGATCTTACAGACGACGCATAGTCTTGGTTATGTATTCGGCAG TCCTCTTTACGATGAAATCATCTCGCTGTGTCTTGATCTCGGGGAGCTAGATGCAGCCGTTGCAATTGTTGCAATTGTTGCAGACATGGAGACGACCGGAATCACAGTCCCAGACGAGACATTGGACAGGGTGATTTCTGCTAAGCGGACAACCTGA
- the LOC103451097 gene encoding probable leucine-rich repeat receptor-like protein kinase At5g63930: MVNMSYGLLITITVLVVALMVFESEGINDEGQYLLEVKSRLVDRFDHLGSWNPNDFTPCGWRGVNCSNGYNPVVVSLDLNSMNLSGYLSPSIGGLVHLNYLNLSFNELARTLPKDIGNCSSLEVLALNNNKFIGQIPKAIARLSSLRVLNICNNRLSGPLHEEIGNLSSLSQLIAYSNNLSGILPLSLGNLKRLTTFRAGENLISGSLPAEIGGCASLQYLGLAENQLTGEMPKELGMLENLRTLILWSNHLSGVIPKELGNCTNLEILALYQNKLVGEIPKELGDIVYLEKLYIYRNTLNGTVPREIGNLSLATEIDFSENLLSGEIPAELSKIEGLQLLYLFQNQFTGVIPDEFTSLTNLTKLDLSINFLTGSIPTGFQYLTELIMLQLFNNSLSGVIPQGLGVYSRLWVVDLSENFLTGEVPRHLCRNSNMILLNLGFNRLTGNIPNGITSCKSLVQLRLVGNNLTGTFPSEMCKLVNLSTVELNQNKFSGAIPPEIGNCRTLQTLHLSDNYFTSELPREIGSLPQLVIFNVSSNSLSGRIPPEIFNCKTLQRLDLRNNNFSDALPSEIGTLSQLELLKLSENNLSGNIPVALGNLVRLTELQMGGNSFSGSIPAELGALSSLQIALNLSFNNLSGEIPPQLGNLILLEFLLLNNNNLTGEIPGSFENLLSLLGCNLSYNALTGPIPLLRLFQNTTVDSFVGNKELCGGPLGECKTPPSSLSFTPDMVKKNPRLGKIIAIIAAAIGGVSLMLIAILVYVMRRPTSVVASLQEKSLSSPVLDMYFCPKAAGFTFQDLVAATENFDESYAIGRGACGTVYKAVLPRGHIVAVKKVVSNREGSNVDNSFHAEILTLGKIRHRNIVKLYGFCYHQGSNLLLYEYMARGSLGELLHGTSCSLDWITRFMIALGAAQGLSYLHHDCKPKIFHRDIKSNNILLDDKFEARVGDFGLAKVIDMPHSETMSAVAGSYGYIAPEYAYTLKVTEKCDIYSYGVVLLELLTGRTPVQSIEEGGDLVTWVRNYFLHHSLSSGVLDARLDLQDEGTVSHMINVLKIALMCTSTSPFDRPTMRQVVSMLIGSNEWEGHFESDSSNHDTNSMDNTEP, from the exons ATGGTGAATATGTCATATGGTTTGTTGATTACTATAACTGTTCTTGTTGTTGCCCTTATGGTTTTCGAATCCGAGGGGATCAACGATGAGGGTCAATATCTTCTAGAAGTAAAGAGCAGATTGGTTGATCGGTTTGATCATCTTGGTAGTTGGAATCCCAATGATTTCACACCTTGTGGATGGAGAGGTGTGAATTGCAGCAACGGATACAATCCGGTGGTGGTGTCTCTTGACTTGAACTCCATGAATCTTTCAGGTTATTTGTCTCCGAGCATTGGTGGATTGGTTCACCTGAACTATCTTAATCTTTCTTTCAATGAACTGGCTCGGACTTTACCTAAAGACATCGGAAATTGCTCGAGTTTGGAGGTTCTAGCTTTGAATAACAATAAGTTTATAGGTCAAATTCCGAAGGCAATAGCTAGACTTTCAAGTTTACGAGTACTGAATATCTGCAACAATAGATTATCAGGGCCTCTCCATGAAGAAATTGGAAATCTTTCATCCCTGTCCCAGCTGATTGCGTACTCTAACAATCTTAGCGGAATTCTGCCGCTCTCTCTTGGAAATCTCAAAAGATTGACGACTTTCAGGGCGGGGGAGAACTTGATATCCGGAAGCTTGCCTGCAGAGATAGGTGGATGTGCGAGCTTGCAGTATCTTGGTCTAGCGGAAAATCAGTTAACCGGAGAAATGCCTAAGGAGCTCGGGATGCTTGAGAATCTGAGAACATTAATTCTTTGGAGTAACCATCTTTCCGGGGTTATTCCAAAGGAGCTTGGCAATTGTACAAATTTGGAAATTCTTGCCCTGTATCAGAACAAGCTTGTGGGAGAGATTCCAAAGGAGCTTGGAGACATTGTGTATCTGGAGAAGTTGTATATTTACAGAAATACGTTGAATGGGACAGTTCCAAGAGAGATTGGCAATCTTTCTCTAGCAACAGAGATTGATTTTTCGGAGAACTTATTGTCAGGAGAGATCCCAGCTGAGCTCAGTAAGATAGAGGGATTGCAATTGCTTTATCTTTTCCAGAACCAATTCACAGGAGTTATTCCAGATGAGTTCACAAGTCTTACAAACCTGACTAAGCTCGACCTctctattaattttttaacaggTTCAATTCCTACCGGATTCCAGTACTTGACTGAACTGATCATGCTGCAATTGTTCAACAATTCGCTGAGTGGCGTAATCCCTCAAGGCCTTGGAGTGTATAGCCGGCTTTGGGTGGTTGACTTATCCGAAAACTTCCTAACAGGGGAAGTTCCTCGTCATCTCTGCAGAAATTCTAACATGATATTGTTAAATTTGGGGTTTAACAGGCTCACTGGGAATATACCAAATGGAATCACAAGCTGCAAGTCATTGGTGCAGCTTCGTCTAGTTGGAAACAACCTCACGGGGACTTTTCCATCCGAAATGTGCAAACTGGTTAACCTTTCTACAGTGGAGTTGAATCAGAACAAGTTCAGCGGCGCCATTCCTCCGGAAATTGGTAACTGCAGAACTTTGCAAACGTTGCACCTTTCGGACAACTACTTCACATCAGAGTTGCCTAGAGAGATTGGTAGCCTCCCACAGTTGGTGATCTTTAATGTCTCATCAAATTCTCTTTCTGGAAGGATACCGCCCGAAATTTTCAATTGTAAAACACTTCAACGGCTTGATCTTAGAAATAACAACTTTTCAGATGCATTGCCAAGTGAGATAGGAACACTTTCTCAATTGGAGCTTCTCAAGCTTTCTGAAAACAATCTTTCTGGGAACATACCAGTTGCGCTGGGAAACCTCGTGCGTTTGACTGAGTTACAAATGGGTGGCAACTCATTTTCTGGTAGCATCCCAGCTGAGTTGGGTGCCCTTTCGAGCCTGCAGATTGCATTAAATCTCAGTTTTAACAACCTCTCTGGCGAGATACCTCCTCAACTTGGGAATCTTATCTTACTGGAATTCCTTCTACTCAATAACAACAATTTGACCGGTGAAATTCCAGGTTCTTTCGAGAATCTTTTGAGTCTACTTGGCTGCAACTTGTCGTACAATGCCTTGACGGGGCCTATTCCTCTGTTACGGCTCTTTCAGAATACGACTGTTGACAGCTTTGTTGGGAATAAAGAACTCTGTGGCGGTCCTCTTGGTGAATGCAAAACACCACCATCTTCACTCTCTTTTACTCCGGATATGGTGAAGAAAAACCCCCGCTTGGGTAAAATCATCGCTATCATTGCAGCAGCTATTGGTGGTGTTTCTCTCATGTTGATTGCAATCCTTGTATATGTCATGAGGCGTCCCACAAGCGTAGTTGCTTCATTGCAAGAAAAATCACTCTCTTCGCCGGTTCTGGATATGTACTTTTGCCCAAAGGCTGCAGGGTTCACTTTCCAAGACTTGGTTGCAGCGACTGAAAATTTTGATGAGAGCTATGCAATTGGAAGAGGAGCTTGTGGGACCGTGTACAAAGCAGTCTTACCGAGGGGTCATATAGTTGCTGTTAAGAAGGTAGTATCCAACAGGGAGGGGAGCAATGTGGATAACAGTTTCCATGCTGAAATTTTAACTTTAGGAAAAATCAGGCATCGAAATATTGTAAAGCTATACGGCTTCTGCTACCACCAGGGTTCCAATCTTCTGCTTTACGAGTACATGGCAAGAGGCAGCTTGGGAGAATTGCTTCATGGAACATCTTGTAGTCTTGATTGGATAACGAGGTTCATGATTGCTCTTGGGGCTGCTCAGGGTCTCTCTTACTTGCATCATGATTGCAAACCGAAGATCTTTCACCGTGATATAAAGTCCAATAACATTCTTCTTGATGATAAGTTTGAAGCTCGTGTTGGGGATTTCGGGTTGGCAAAAGTGATCGACATGCCACACTCTGAGACTATGTCTGCAGTTGCAGGTTCTTATGGATATATTGCCCCTG AGTATGCATACACTTTGAAAGTCACAGAAAAATGTGACATCTACAGCTACGGAGTAGTCCTTCTGGAGCTGCTGACTGGAAGAACGCCTGTACAGTCGATAGAGGAAGGCGGTGACCTGGTAACGTGGGTAAGAAACTATTTTCTGCACCATTCTTTGTCTTCAGGAGTACTCGATGCTCGATTAGATTTACAAGATGAAGGTACGGTCTCTCACATGATTAATGTCTTGAAAATTGCTTTGATGTGCACAAGTACGTCCCCTTTCGACCGCCCGACCATGAGACAAGTTGTTTCCATGCTTATTGGGTCAAATGAGTGGGAAGGACACTTTGAAAGTGATTCATCAAATCATGATACCAATTCCATGGATAATACTGAACCTTAA
- the LOC114824541 gene encoding ankyrin repeat-containing protein BDA1-like, whose product MDQTLYEASHAGNMLLLSRRNTNGGGGQRDVCFLNKTCFAELRNQGGFTPMHIASANGYLDIVKENLCRFGATVCHLRGGKRDLTPLHCAAICGRVEILKEIISACPESLEDVTLSGETAFHLAAKNNRVEAIHVLVELTVDSPMITVDMKRKILNMKNVTGNSALHVAITERRHEVVRCLVGSGVTELNDVNECGLTALDLVLRLPKISKSSYAEDKKTEDVLRSGGALRGRDLAAVNWLYMPSKAEARRSGLRKRVTRPGQLSIVY is encoded by the coding sequence ATGGATCAAACACTGTACGAGGCTTCTCATGCAGGAAACATGCTACTGCTCTCGCGCCGAAACACCAATGGCGGTGGCGGCCAGCGTGACGTTTGCTTCCTTAACAAGACCTGTTTCGCCGAATTAAGAAACCAGGGCGGCTTCACTCCGATGCACATAGCGTCTGCGAACGGATACTTGGACATTGTGAAGGAGAATCTTTGCCGCTTCGGAGCGACAGTCTGCCATCTCAGAGGAGGAAAACGTGACTTGACTCCTCTCCATTGCGCTGCCATCTGCGGCCGCGTTGAAATACTGAAAGAAATCATCTCCGCTTGTCCTGAGAGCCTTGAAGACGTAACCTTAAGCGGAGAGACCGCCTTTCACCTTGCTGCTAAAAACAACCGAGTCGAAGCGATTCATGTTTTGGTGGAACTGACGGTCGACTCACCAATGATCACGGTagacatgaagaggaagatcctTAACATGAAGAACGTAACGGGGAATTCAGCTCTTCACGTTGCCATCACTGAACGGCGGCACGAGGTGGTGAGATGCTTGGTTGGGAGTGGAGTTACGGAATTAAATGATGTGAACGAGTGTGGTCTCACGGCTCTTGATCTGGTGCTGCGTCTCCCCAAGATTAGTAAATCATCGTACGCCGAGGATAAGAAAACGGAGGATGTTCTTCGCAGCGGCGGAGCTTTGAGAGGGCGAGACTTGGCGGCAGTTAACTGGCTTTACATGCCATCAAAGGCAGAGGCCCGCCGTTCCGGGTTGCGAAAAAGAGTGACGCGGCCGGGTCAACTCTCGATCGTTTATTGA
- the LOC114824468 gene encoding probable UDP-N-acetylglucosamine--peptide N-acetylglucosaminyltransferase SEC gives MITVKGEARQPPAVVGASRAHFGVARDDTFGIKPEPSSLSLVSFKPHHEAREVDEDAHLTVAHQMYKAGNYKEALEHSKIVYEKNPIRTDNLLLLGAIYYQLHDFDMCIAKNEEALRIEPHFAECYGNMANAWKEKGNNDLAIRYYLVAIELRPNFCDAWSNLASAYMRKGRHEEAAQCCRQALALNPHLVDAHSNLGNLMKARGLVQEAYSCYLEAIRIQPHFAIAWSNLAGLFMESGDLNRALQYYKEAVKLKPAFPDAYLNLGNVYKALGLPQEAIVCYQRALQTRPNYAMAFGNLASSYYEQGQLDLAILHYKQAISCDARFLEAYNNLGNALKDVGRVDEAIQCYNQCLTLQPNHPQALTNLGNIYMEWNMVAAAAQYYKATLTVTTGLSAPFNNLAIIYKQQGNYADAISCYNEVLRIDPLAADGLVNRGNTYKEIGRVSEAIQDYIHAISVRPTMAEAHANLASAYKDSGHVEAAIKSYSQALLLRTDFPEATCNLLHTLQCVCNWEDRDKMFSEVEGIIRRQINMSLLPSVQPFHAIAYPIDPILALEISRKYAAHCSIVASRFGLSPFNHPAPVPIRHNGGPQRLRVGYVSSDFGNHPLSHLMGSVFGMHNKDNVEVFCYALSPNDGTEWRQRIQSEAEHFIDVSSLSSDMIAKMINEDKIQVLINLNGYTKGARNEIFAMQPAPIQVSYMGFPGTTGANYIDYLVTDEFVSPLRYAHIYSEKIVHLPHCYFVNDYKQKNQDVLDPSCRHKRSDYGLPEDKFIFACFNQLYKMDPEIFNTWCNILKCVPNSALWLLRFPAAGETRLRKYAVDQGVQPDQIIFTDVAMKGEHIRRSALADLFLDTPLCNAHTTGTDILWAGLPMVTLPLEKMATRVAGSLCLATGLGDEMIVSSMKEYEEKAVSLALNPPKLRALANKLKAARLTCPLFDTARWVRNLERSYFKMWNLHCSGQKPQHFKVTENDLEFPYDR, from the exons ATGATCACGGTTAAGGGAGAGGCTCGTCAGCCGCCGGCGGTGGTCGGAGCTTCTAGGGCTCACTTCGGCGTCGCTCGCGATGACACCTTTGGGATCAAGCCGGAGCCGTCGTCGCTCAGCTTGGTCTCTTTCAAGCCTCATCACGAGGCTCGTGAAG TTGATGAAGACGCACATTTGACTGTTGCTCATCAAATGTACAAGGCTGGAAACTATAAGGAGGCACTAGAGCATAGCAAAATCGTGTATGAGAAAAACCCGATTCGCACCGACAATCTCCTGCTTTTGGGTGCAATCTATTATCAG TTGCATGACTTTGATATGTGTATTGCCAAAAATGAAGAAGCCCTTCGAATTGAGCCCCATTTCGCTGAGTGTTATGGGAACATGGCTAATGCTTGGAAG GAAAAAGGAAATAATGACCTTGCTATTCGCTATTATTTGGTTGCCATTGAG CTTCGTCCCAACTTCTGTGATGCATGGTCAAACTTAGCTAGTGCATACATGCGGAAAGGAAGACATGAAGAAGCAGCACAGTGTTGTCGCCAGGCACTTGCATTAAATCCCCATTTG GTTGATGCCCATAGTAATCTTGGAAATCTAATGAAGGCACGGGGATTGGTGCAAGAG GCATACAGTTGCTACCTTGAGGCTATACGTATACAACCACACTTCGCTATTGCATGGTCTAATCTTGCTGGTCTTTTCATGGAGTCTGGTGATCTTAATAGAGCCCTGCAGTACTATAAG GAGGCTGTGAAACTCAAACCTGCTTTTCCAGATGCGTATCTCAACCTTGGGAATGTTTATAAG GCTTTGGGACTGCCTCAGGAGGCAATCGTGTGTTATCAGCGTGCTCTCCAGACAAGACCCAACTATGCAATGGCTTTCG GAAATTTAGCTAGTTCGTATTATGAGCAAGGTCAACTGGATCTGGCAATCCTACATTATAAGCAAGCCATTTCCTGTGATGCAAGATTTTTGGAGGCTTACAATAATTTG GGCAATGCTCTGAAAGACGTTGGCAGAGTGGATGAAGCAATTCAATGCTACAAC CAATGCCTTACTTTACAACCTAACCATCCACAAGCGCTTACAAACCTTGGGAATATTTATATGGAATg GAACATGGTGGCTGCTGCTGCTCAATATTATAAGGCCACATTGACCGTAACAACTGGATTGTCTGCTCCTTTTAATAATCTTGCCATCATCTATAAGCAACAG GGGAACTATGCGGATGCAATTTCTTGCTACAATGAGGTTCTTCGCATTGATCCCTTGGCAGCTGATGGGCTTGTCAATAGGGGCAACACATACAAAGAGATTGGTAGAGTCAGTGAAGCAATTCAGGACTACATACATGCAATATCTGTCCGGCCAACCATGGCTGAAGCTCATGCAAACTTGGCTTCAGCTTACAAGGATAG TGGACATGTTGAGGCTGCTATTAAGAGCTATAGTCAGGCATTGCTTCTTCGAACTGATTTTCCAGAGGCAACTTGTAATCTTTTACATACATTACAG TGTGTATGCAATTGGGAGGATCGTGACAAAATGTTTTCTGAAGTGGAAGGCATAATCAGGAGGCAGATTAAT ATGTCTCTTCTGCCTAGTGTGCAACCTTTCCACGCAATAGCATATCCTATTGATCCAATTCTGGCACTTGAAATTAG TCGTAAATATGCTGCACACTGCTCCATAGTTGCATCCCGATTTGGACTTTCTCCCTTCAACCATCCTGCTCCTGTCCCCATAAGGCATAATGGAGGACCTCAGAGACTAAGGGTTGG ATATGTAAGCAGTGACTTTGGTAATCACCCTTTGTCACATCTTATGGGATCTGTGTTTGGGATGCATAACAAGGACAATGTTGAG GTTTTCTGTTATGCCTTGAGTCCAAATGATGGAACGGAATGGAGACAACGCATCCAGTCTGAAGCAGAGCACTTTATCGATGTCTCTTCTTTGTCATCAGATATGATTGCCAAAATGATTAATGAAGATAAGATACAAGTGTTAATTAACCTCAATGGCTATACAAAG GGGGCAAGAAATGAGATATTTGCTATGCAGCCAGCTCCCATTCAGGTTTCATACATGGGGTTCCCTGGTACCACGGGGGCAAATTACATCGATTATCTAGTCACTGATGAG TTCGTTTCACCTTTACGCTACGCACATATTTATTCTGAGAAAATTGTTCATCTCCCGCATTGCTACTTTGTGAATGATTATAAGCAG AAAAATCAAGATGTATTGGATCCAAGCTGCCGCCACAAGCGATCGGATTATGGGCTGCCCGAGGATAAATTTATATTCGCATGCTTCAATCAGTTGTACAAAATGGATCCTGAAATTTTTAATACTTG GTGCAATATTCTTAAATGTGTACCCAACAGTGCACTTTGGCTCCTCAGATTCCCAGCTGCAGGCGAAACGAGACTTCGTAAAT ATGCTGTTGATCAAGGAGTCCAGCCAGACCAAATCATCTTCACGGATGTTGCTATGAAAGGTGAACATATCAGGCGGAGTGCATTGGCAGATTTATTCCTTGACAC GCCTTTGTGCAATGCACATACGACAGGCACGGATATTCTATGGGCAGGTCTGCCGATGGTGACCCTTCCCCTTGAAAAGATGGCTACCAGGGTTGCTGGATCACTGTGTCTCGCCACTGGACTGGGAGATGAGATGATTGTTAGCAG CATGAAAGAGTATGAAGAGAAGGCAGTGTCTCTGGCGTTGAATCCTCCAAAGCTCCGTGCTCTTGCCAACAAGCTCAAGGCAGCTCGACTGACTTGTCCTCTGTTCGACACTGCACGCTGG GTGAGGAATCTGGAGAGGAGTTACTTCAAAATGTGGAATCTGCATTGCTCGGGCCAGAAGCCGCAGCATTTCAAAGTCACCGAGAACGATTTAGAGTTCCCCTACGATAGATAG